The genomic region AACATCAGCGGCAGGCCCAACACCCCGGTCCGGACGAAGGACGCCGGCGTCCCCCCCACCGCCACCCAGATCGGAAGCGGGTCCTGGATCGGCCGGGGGTAGACCCCCTGATCCCGCAGGGGCGGCCGGAACCTCCCCGACCAGGTCACCCGCTCGGCGGCCCGGATCTGGAGCAACAGATCCAGCTTCTCCTCAAAGAGGGCGTCGTAGTCCTCCAGGTCGTAGCCGAACAGGGGGAAGGACTCGATGAACGAGCCCCGCCCCACCATGATCTCCGCCCGCCCCCCGGAGATCAGGTCGAGGGTGGCGAACTGCTGGAAGACGCGGACCGGGTCGTCGGAGCTGAGGACGGTGACGGCGCTGGTCAGCCGGATGCGCCGGGTGCGGGCGGCCGCCGCGGCCAGCACCACCGCCGGCGCGGAGACCACGTAGTCCGGTCGGTGATGCTCGCCCACGCCGAACACATCCAGCCCCACCTCGTCCGCCAGCGCGATCTCCTCCAGCAGGCGCCGGATGCGCTCTGCCGGGGAGAGGAGCTGACCTGTCTCTGGATCGACCGTCCGCTCCCCGAAGCTGTAGATCCCGATCTCCATCCGACCTCCGGCCTCAACCCGCTTCCGTCCCACCGGACCCCCAGAGGGAGGGCAGCGCCGCGATCCGCCGCCAGCCCTCCCCCTCTGCCACCCGTTCCACCCGCAGGTCCTCGAAATAACGGTCGAGGACCGCCTCCCGCTCCATCGCCAGCGGCGGGGAGCAGTAATCCTCTTCCTCCCACACGGCCTCCCCTGTAGCGGGGTCGAGCCGGGCGTTCTCCAGCGAGAAAGTCAGCGCCTCCCCGAAGGGCCGCAGCCGGCGGAACTCTCCCCTTCGCAGGCGCTGGTGAAGCTCCCCCGCCAGCGCCGGCCGAAGCCGCGCACGAACCAGGTAATGCGCCATACGGCCTCCCTCCGGGATCTGGCATCAGGATCGGCGGCTCGGATCCCGCCCCGCCAAGAGATCCGCGATCACCCACCGCAGGAACTCCTCGGGCACCGCCCCCTGCACCACCCAGCGATCGTTCAGGATCAGGGTGGGGACGGCGTGGATCCCCCGCCGTGCGGCCTCCTGCAGATCCGCCTGCACCCGTCGTTCCACCTCCGGGCTTCGGAAATCCCGCTCCCACCGCTCGAGATCCAGGCCCACCTCCCGGGCGCAATCCCGTAGAACCTCGAAGTCGGCGATGTTACGGGCTTCCACAGCGTGGGCCCGCTGCACCCGATCGAACAGATCCCAGTGGGCCTCCGGCCCGCCCTGGAGCTCCGCGGCCTTGCACGCTTTCAAGCCGGGCATGGAATACGGGTAAGGGAACGAGGCGCTTCGCATCCCCTCCACATGGATGGCCTCTCCGTCCGGATGCCGGCGGGCCGCCGCCCAGTGGGTCAGGATCTCCGCCTTCCCTCGCTCTGGTGACCCGAAGATCCGGGAGATCGCCTCCGGGTCCGGGGCGAGGGCGAAGCAACGGTGCTCCACCGTCACCCGTCCTGCGAATTCCCGCACCACCCTTCG from Thermoflexus hugenholtzii JAD2 harbors:
- a CDS encoding LLM class flavin-dependent oxidoreductase, which gives rise to MEIGIYSFGERTVDPETGQLLSPAERIRRLLEEIALADEVGLDVFGVGEHHRPDYVVSAPAVVLAAAAARTRRIRLTSAVTVLSSDDPVRVFQQFATLDLISGGRAEIMVGRGSFIESFPLFGYDLEDYDALFEEKLDLLLQIRAAERVTWSGRFRPPLRDQGVYPRPIQDPLPIWVAVGGTPASFVRTGVLGLPLMLAIIGGRPRNFLPLVDLYREAARQAGHTPKLGIASHGFLAPTRQEAMTLAVPAFLAQMNRIGRERGWRPLTPDYFEFSRGREGADFIGSPEEVAEKILYQHERFGHERFLLQLTVGTLPHRAVLRAIELLGTRVAPVVRAEVARRASTAVPGTVGR
- a CDS encoding DsbA family oxidoreductase, translated to MASARLRRVVREFAGRVTVEHRCFALAPDPEAISRIFGSPERGKAEILTHWAAARRHPDGEAIHVEGMRSASFPYPYSMPGLKACKAAELQGGPEAHWDLFDRVQRAHAVEARNIADFEVLRDCAREVGLDLERWERDFRSPEVERRVQADLQEAARRGIHAVPTLILNDRWVVQGAVPEEFLRWVIADLLAGRDPSRRS